Proteins from one Triticum aestivum cultivar Chinese Spring chromosome 7A, IWGSC CS RefSeq v2.1, whole genome shotgun sequence genomic window:
- the LOC123153849 gene encoding probable protein phosphatase 2C 21 has translation MNKKEPSLATADTCRCLLYYLSRGGVDTLQQSTVTASDKEATRREWCNAQLMAASATSNVTLYTESFSSVTRAMGKAITYKRTRRAENDVTRYGASSMQGCRDEMEATWKSHVHLLDCEPTLFFGVYDGHGGAEVASYCSRKFHEELKKDPSYVLNLPGALKNVYSSIDEKLQESDEWRRDLAYSPGNKNLIRWLWTDVCGANWLPKAPYLPPLQEGSTACVAVIRGNRIYVANVGDSRCVLSRNGQAIDLSMDHKPNYRHERKRIEKAGGLVRMDDIPKKVMADMKLGIHRIEGILHISRSIGDFQFKQDPTLSRQDQMVTCCPDICDVPITNDTQFFVIASAGVWDVMTSRQVVNFVHQCLQSEEKDPGTICEKLLDSCLREGSKENLTIILVQFKATTHGGAEANVAHGGAEANGAHGGAEANVAHGGADRDTGTDDIESKGSGSRSPKPLEIEAQESGSKKESAPRMLQLGLASTRNARCAHSLIKKRGDPELGRIYNAVFALCRRQNYVLDSLNRV, from the exons ATGAACAAGAAGGAGCCCTCCCTGGCGACCGCGGACACATGCAGGTGCCTCCTCTATTACCTCAGCCGCGGAGGCGTCGACACATTGCAGCAGAGCACTGTGACAGCATCCGACAAGGAGGCAACGCGACGGGAGTGGTGCAATGCACAACTCATGGCCGCGTCCGCGACGTCGAATGTCACCCTATA TACTGAATCTTTCAGCAGTGTGACCCGGGCAATGGGGAAGGCAATAACATATAAGCGTACTAGAAGAGCAGAGAATGACGTAACCAGGTATGGGGCATCATCTATGCAAGGGTGCCGTGATGAAATGGAAGCTACT TGGAAATCTCACGTACATCTACTTGATTGTGAACCAACATTATTTTTTGGTGTTTATGATGGCCATGGAG GAGCGGAAGTAGCATCTTATTGTTCGAGGAAGTTTCATGAAGAGCTTAAAAAGGATCCAAGCTATGTCCTCAATCTGCCCGGCGCATTGAAGAATGTGTATTCCAG CATTGATGAGAAGTTGCAAGAATCAGATGAATGGAGGAGGGACTTGGCTTATTCTCCTGGCAACAAAAATTTGATAAGGTGGCTATGGACTGATGTTTGTGGTGCTAACTGGCTCCCCAAG GCACCTTATCTGCCCCCTCTACAGGAAGGAAGCACAGCATGCGTGGCTGTCATCAGGGGCAACCGTATCTATGTTGCAAATGTGGGTGATTCCCGTTGTGTGCTCTCAAGGAATGGTCAG GCAATTGATCTCTCGATGGATCACAAACCAAACTACCGACATGAAAGGAAGAGAATTGAAAAGGCAGGAGGACTAGTGCGCATGGATGATATCCCAAAGAAAGTTATGGCTGACATGAAGTTGGGCATCCATCGCATTGAGGGAATATTACACATATCCAGATCGATTG GTGATTTTCAGTTCAAGCAGGACCCGACTTTGTCGCGTCAAGATCAAATGGTGACATGTTGTCCAGACATATGCGAT GTGCCGATAACAAATGATACTCAATTTTTTGTTATAGCAAGTGCAGGTGTCTG GGATGTCATGACAAGTCGGCAGGTGGTTAATTTTGTACACCAATGCTTGCAATCG GAGGAGAAAGATCCGGGAACCATCTGTGAAAAACTTCTTGATTCATGCCTGCGCGAGGGCTCAAAGGAGAATTTGACCATTATACTGGTTCAATTCAAGGCCACCACCCATGGTGGAGCTGAAGCCAATGTTGCTCATGGTGGAGCTGAAGCCAATGGTGCCCATGGTGGAGCTGAAGCCAATGTCGCCCATGGTGGAGCCGATCGCGACACGGGAACTGATGATATCGAGAGCAAAGGGTCAGGTAGCCGCAGCCCTAAGCCCTTAGAGATCGAGGCCCAGGAATCTGGCTCCAAAAAAGAAAGTGCGCCGAGGATGCTTCAGCTGGGGTTGGCTAGCACGAGGAATGCTAGGTGTGCCCACAGTTTGATCAAGAAGAGAGGTGATCCTGAGCTGGGAAGGATTTACAATGCTGTTTTTGCTCTTTGTCGGAGACAGAATTATGTGTTAGACTCACTCAATAGGGTGTGA